Proteins encoded within one genomic window of Candidatus Krumholzibacteriia bacterium:
- a CDS encoding HD domain-containing protein, whose translation MPSGAGKKPREPFAAVANFLFEVGMLKRTPRTGLQFLGSGEDSVAEHMLRTAYIALALGRLVPDVDRNRLLLMALLHDLPEARTGDLNYENKKYVTADEAAAVRDLAETLPFGAELQDLLQEFAARSTLESRLANDSDQLELLLVLKEEKDRGNPQADEWIPFALKRLQEPISRDLAERILNTHSSDWWFEDRGDWWVWAGRDKPDSGS comes from the coding sequence ATGCCCTCCGGCGCCGGCAAGAAACCACGCGAGCCCTTCGCGGCGGTGGCGAACTTTCTCTTCGAAGTGGGCATGCTCAAGCGCACGCCGCGCACGGGACTCCAGTTCCTCGGCAGCGGCGAGGACAGCGTGGCCGAGCACATGCTTCGCACCGCCTACATCGCCCTGGCGCTCGGGCGGCTGGTACCGGACGTCGATCGTAACCGACTCCTCCTCATGGCTCTCCTGCACGACCTTCCTGAGGCGCGTACGGGTGATCTCAACTACGAGAACAAGAAGTACGTGACCGCGGACGAGGCCGCTGCGGTGCGCGACCTGGCAGAGACACTGCCCTTCGGTGCGGAGCTGCAAGATCTTCTGCAGGAGTTCGCCGCGAGAAGCACCCTGGAATCGCGCCTGGCCAACGACAGCGACCAGCTCGAGCTGCTCCTCGTCCTCAAGGAGGAAAAGGACCGGGGTAACCCCCAAGCGGACGAGTGGATCCCCTTCGCCTTGAAGCGCCTGCAGGAACCCATCTCCCGTGACCTCGCCGAGCGGATCTTGAACACCCACTCCAGCGACTGGTGGTTCGAGGATCGCGGTGACTGGTGGGTGTGGGCCGGCCGCGACAAGCCGGATTCCGGCTCCTGA